From the Dendrosporobacter quercicolus genome, one window contains:
- a CDS encoding transposase, whose product MKGQRFDAEFKKDIVKLYLSGARTCPSLAAELGIHENTVYKWIQQYKSDPEHAFPGSGNLKPDEDELRKAQRRIKELENEVAILKQAAVYFAKNSK is encoded by the coding sequence ATGAAAGGTCAGCGATTCGATGCAGAGTTTAAAAAAGATATCGTGAAACTCTATCTAAGTGGAGCTCGAACCTGCCCCAGTTTGGCAGCAGAGCTAGGAATTCACGAAAATACGGTCTATAAATGGATTCAACAATATAAAAGTGATCCAGAACATGCTTTTCCCGGATCAGGGAATCTCAAGCCTGATGAGGATGAACTCCGTAAAGCGCAACGACGCATTAAGGAACTAGAAAATGAAGTCGCAATTTTAAAGCAAGCAGCGGTATACTTCGCCAAAAACAGCAAATAA
- a CDS encoding Bug family tripartite tricarboxylate transporter substrate binding protein, translating to MLLCSIGLVVGCGTKETPATAAEKYPDKPITLIVPFAAGGSADLVARSMEKPAEKYLGKTFIIKNIPGGAGTIGWSELIVSEDDGYTLSIVTTGALLQSLYKERQYHYSSALDPLVQVMSEPVIAVTQSEQPWNSMKELIGYAGQNHGKIKFGHPGLGSGSHVVGEMLSVAGGVEFPQVPFKGDSEALAALLGGHVQFILTAPTSVREHVKAGTVKVLGVATDKRISDPVFNSAPTFQEQDINVMYSYWLGIAAHKGLDKEVKAKLLDGLEKIVNDPDFVRNMKAMGVEVEYLNHEDFFQKWLKETRRLTKVVKESGIAEKIAEQKK from the coding sequence ATGCTGTTATGTTCGATTGGACTGGTTGTCGGTTGCGGGACTAAGGAAACGCCGGCAACTGCTGCCGAAAAGTATCCGGATAAACCAATTACGTTGATTGTGCCGTTTGCAGCTGGAGGTAGTGCTGATTTGGTAGCCCGGTCAATGGAAAAACCGGCCGAAAAATATCTTGGGAAAACTTTTATTATTAAAAATATTCCTGGCGGAGCCGGCACTATTGGTTGGAGCGAACTCATTGTATCTGAAGACGATGGCTATACATTAAGTATTGTGACTACTGGCGCACTATTACAGTCTCTTTATAAAGAAAGACAGTATCACTATTCTTCTGCCTTAGATCCGTTGGTACAGGTGATGAGTGAACCAGTTATTGCAGTAACTCAGTCGGAACAGCCCTGGAACAGCATGAAGGAATTAATTGGTTATGCCGGGCAAAATCACGGGAAAATTAAATTCGGGCACCCGGGTTTGGGATCTGGTTCTCATGTTGTCGGAGAAATGTTAAGCGTAGCAGGAGGCGTAGAATTCCCCCAGGTTCCTTTTAAAGGAGATTCCGAAGCATTGGCAGCACTATTAGGAGGGCATGTTCAGTTTATCTTGACGGCGCCTACCAGTGTCAGAGAACATGTTAAGGCCGGTACGGTCAAAGTACTGGGTGTTGCTACAGACAAGAGAATAAGTGATCCGGTATTTAATTCTGCCCCTACTTTTCAGGAACAGGATATTAATGTAATGTACAGCTATTGGTTAGGGATTGCCGCTCACAAAGGGCTGGATAAGGAAGTGAAGGCGAAATTGCTTGACGGCCTTGAAAAGATCGTCAATGATCCTGATTTTGTTCGGAATATGAAAGCAATGGGTGTCGAAGTTGAGTATTTAAACCACGAGGACTTTTTTCAAAAGTGGCTTAAAGAAACAAGAAGGCTTACGAAAGTAGTCAAAGAATCGGGCATTGCTGAAAAAATTGCTGAGCAGAAAAAGTAA
- a CDS encoding Bug family tripartite tricarboxylate transporter substrate binding protein codes for MRKSIALSLMLLCSMGLIAGCGTKETPATAVEKYPNKTITLIVPYAAGGSNDMMVRAMEKVAQKHLGQPVIIKNMPGGGGLLGWNELVESEADGYTLGTVAPSALLHAMYGISGYHYPSALDPLVQVMELPVVAVVRSDQPWNNMTDLIDFAKQYPEKIKFGHSGLGAATHVVGEMVVLNSGANLVQVPFKGESESLAALLGGHTQLMFCAPSTINEHVKAGKVKVLGVTSTKRMTDPMFSHVPTLQEQGIDVVFTFWYGLAAHKGMPPEIKAKLLAGLEKTVNDPEYMENMKKMGMDVEYLNHEDFFKKWLQETRRLQKVVKESGVAEKIAEQKK; via the coding sequence ATGAGAAAATCGATTGCCTTGTCCTTAATGTTGTTATGTTCGATGGGATTGATCGCTGGTTGCGGCACGAAAGAAACGCCGGCAACTGCCGTTGAAAAGTATCCTAATAAGACAATTACGCTCATTGTGCCTTATGCAGCAGGCGGCAGTAATGATATGATGGTGCGCGCTATGGAAAAGGTAGCCCAAAAACATCTCGGGCAGCCTGTTATTATTAAAAATATGCCTGGCGGAGGAGGTTTACTTGGCTGGAATGAACTAGTTGAGTCGGAGGCGGATGGATATACTTTAGGAACAGTGGCTCCTAGCGCTTTATTGCACGCAATGTACGGGATAAGCGGATACCACTATCCATCAGCTCTAGATCCTTTAGTGCAAGTTATGGAGTTGCCTGTGGTTGCAGTCGTACGTTCTGATCAGCCCTGGAATAATATGACTGATTTGATTGATTTCGCTAAACAGTATCCGGAAAAAATTAAATTTGGACATTCCGGACTGGGGGCCGCAACGCATGTTGTTGGGGAAATGGTGGTTCTAAATAGCGGCGCAAATCTAGTACAAGTGCCGTTTAAGGGAGAGTCGGAATCCTTAGCGGCTCTGCTAGGCGGGCATACGCAGCTAATGTTTTGTGCGCCGTCCACGATAAATGAGCATGTTAAAGCCGGCAAAGTCAAGGTTCTTGGGGTTACGTCAACGAAGAGAATGACAGATCCAATGTTTAGTCACGTGCCTACCTTGCAGGAACAAGGAATAGACGTGGTATTTACTTTCTGGTATGGTCTTGCCGCTCATAAAGGAATGCCGCCGGAAATAAAAGCTAAGCTGTTAGCCGGGCTTGAAAAAACGGTCAATGATCCCGAATACATGGAAAATATGAAAAAAATGGGTATGGATGTTGAGTATTTAAACCATGAGGACTTTTTTAAAAAATGGCTTCAGGAAACAAGAAGACTTCAAAAAGTAGTCAAAGAATCCGGTGTTGCTGAAAAAATAGCGGAGCAGAAAAAGTAG
- a CDS encoding amino acid ABC transporter permease — protein MNKLLEFSFMWDTFIYLLEYIPVTLFLAVTSMVLAIIIGLFSAVALVRNIPFFRQLAKFYLLFGRAIPTMVMLYLVYFGLPVLLMAFTDKTGIDTGYQHVPPMVFAILGLTVHTGAYLTEIFRAAILSVDKGQMEAALSVGMTWAQGFYRIIFRQAAVFAVPLLANQFLGLIKSTSIVFTITVIELLGAAKIASAEHYRYLETYLVVAMMYWAVSILFEKLFSVAEQKLSLFKKEASL, from the coding sequence ATGAACAAGCTATTAGAATTCTCATTTATGTGGGATACTTTTATTTATTTACTGGAATATATCCCGGTCACCTTATTTTTAGCCGTCACCAGCATGGTTCTGGCAATCATCATCGGCCTGTTCAGCGCAGTGGCGCTGGTAAGAAACATTCCGTTTTTCCGCCAGCTCGCCAAGTTTTATTTACTGTTCGGCCGGGCAATACCGACTATGGTCATGCTCTACCTGGTATATTTCGGCCTGCCGGTTTTGCTGATGGCCTTCACCGATAAAACAGGCATTGACACAGGCTATCAGCATGTACCGCCAATGGTATTTGCAATTCTTGGACTGACTGTACACACCGGCGCCTATTTAACGGAAATATTCCGCGCCGCAATACTGTCGGTTGACAAGGGGCAAATGGAGGCTGCTTTGTCTGTCGGCATGACCTGGGCGCAGGGATTTTACCGCATTATCTTCCGGCAGGCGGCGGTATTTGCCGTACCGCTGCTGGCCAACCAGTTTCTGGGCCTGATCAAAAGCACGTCCATTGTTTTTACTATAACGGTAATTGAGCTGTTAGGCGCAGCGAAAATTGCCAGCGCCGAACACTACCGCTATTTAGAAACTTACCTGGTTGTGGCGATGATGTATTGGGCCGTCAGCATCCTGTTTGAAAAGCTCTTTTCGGTTGCCGAACAAAAACTGTCCCTGTTCAAAAAAGAAGCCAGTCTATAA
- a CDS encoding M20 metallopeptidase family protein: protein MMENLNQKIKALTDKIYDKLVVLRHTIHANPELSNQEYQTADLVEKILTAWKIHYTRLPASTAIIAEIKGNRPGGGSIGIRADMDALPIQEATGLDYASKNQGVMHACGHDMHTANLLGTGYVLSRLKDDFAGTVKLVFQPAEEIGGGAQEILDFGVLENPKVTAFLAAHVSEDVQTGQIQVKAEEVMLASSQFTIHLNGRGGHASAPHQTDDIILAAAKIIIELQTIPGRKLNHLEPAVITVGSIHGGSRCNIIPKELVLTGTIRTQNNHLHQEIHQHITSILNAHELITGVKGTASFRFGSGAVYNDPALTKEFVAAAASMIGPANVVTAKFPGNGSENFYRFSKEVPAVFFRIGVNPQPSENIEPAHSPKFTADDKALKTGVNVTAAAAIAYLQKAGAAV from the coding sequence ATGATGGAAAATTTAAATCAAAAAATAAAGGCACTGACCGACAAAATATACGATAAATTGGTTGTGCTCCGCCATACAATTCATGCAAACCCGGAGTTAAGCAACCAGGAATATCAAACCGCCGATCTGGTGGAAAAAATACTTACCGCCTGGAAAATACATTACACGAGACTGCCGGCCAGTACGGCAATCATCGCTGAAATCAAAGGCAACCGGCCAGGCGGCGGCAGCATCGGAATCAGGGCAGATATGGATGCATTGCCAATCCAGGAAGCCACAGGCCTGGACTACGCCTCCAAAAACCAAGGTGTAATGCATGCCTGCGGCCATGATATGCATACCGCAAACCTGCTAGGTACGGGGTATGTACTGTCCCGGTTGAAGGATGACTTCGCCGGTACGGTCAAGCTGGTATTCCAACCGGCCGAAGAAATCGGCGGCGGCGCCCAGGAAATACTTGATTTTGGCGTCCTGGAAAACCCCAAAGTAACCGCTTTTCTGGCGGCCCATGTTTCTGAGGATGTCCAGACCGGCCAAATTCAGGTGAAAGCTGAAGAGGTAATGCTGGCTTCCAGCCAATTTACCATTCACTTAAACGGCCGTGGCGGCCACGCCTCAGCGCCTCATCAAACCGACGACATCATTTTAGCTGCTGCAAAAATAATCATTGAGCTGCAGACGATTCCCGGCCGGAAACTGAACCACCTTGAACCGGCAGTCATTACTGTCGGCAGCATCCATGGCGGCAGCCGCTGCAACATTATCCCCAAGGAACTGGTGTTAACGGGAACCATTAGAACGCAAAACAATCACCTTCATCAAGAAATTCATCAACATATCACCAGCATTCTCAATGCCCATGAATTGATTACCGGAGTTAAGGGAACGGCATCATTTAGATTCGGCTCAGGAGCTGTTTATAACGATCCGGCCCTGACCAAAGAATTCGTCGCAGCAGCAGCGAGCATGATCGGCCCGGCTAATGTTGTAACAGCCAAATTCCCCGGCAACGGTTCGGAGAACTTTTACCGTTTTTCGAAAGAAGTTCCTGCCGTTTTTTTCCGCATTGGCGTGAATCCGCAGCCCTCAGAAAATATAGAGCCGGCCCACAGCCCCAAATTTACCGCCGACGATAAAGCCTTAAAAACCGGTGTAAACGTTACTGCGGCTGCAGCCATCGCCTATCTCCAAAAAGCGGGAGCAGCAGTATGA
- a CDS encoding amino acid ABC transporter permease → MGSYFDLSYLIKTFPIILSYVHTSLLITFVAAVCGLALGSLVALIRINKLAVLDKLAAIYISFIRGTPFLVQLFLAYFGLPELMQKIGYQSIRDIPALFYVFLVFSLHAGAYIAEIIRSAILAVDKGQLEAAYSVGMSAIQAYIRIVLPQAFTIAIPTICNIIISTLKGTSLVFNVGVIDMMRKADLMGANSHRSLELYINVAIIYILLVFIISKLSTLIEKRQVAYAQTSQL, encoded by the coding sequence TTGGGAAGTTATTTTGATTTAAGTTACCTGATTAAGACTTTTCCTATTATTCTGTCCTATGTGCATACTTCACTGCTGATTACCTTTGTCGCCGCAGTCTGCGGCCTGGCGCTCGGCAGTTTGGTGGCGCTTATTCGCATTAACAAACTGGCGGTCTTGGATAAGCTTGCGGCAATCTACATTTCCTTCATCCGGGGAACGCCATTTCTGGTGCAATTGTTCCTGGCCTACTTTGGCTTACCGGAACTCATGCAAAAAATTGGTTATCAGTCCATTCGCGATATTCCGGCCTTGTTTTATGTTTTTCTTGTGTTTTCCTTACATGCCGGAGCCTATATTGCCGAAATCATCCGCAGCGCAATTTTAGCCGTCGATAAGGGACAGCTGGAAGCAGCCTATTCTGTCGGCATGAGCGCAATTCAAGCCTATATCCGGATTGTCCTGCCGCAAGCGTTTACTATCGCAATTCCCACCATCTGCAATATCATTATTTCGACATTAAAAGGAACGTCGCTGGTCTTTAATGTCGGCGTAATTGATATGATGCGCAAAGCTGATCTCATGGGGGCGAACAGCCACCGGAGCCTGGAGCTGTATATCAATGTCGCCATCATTTATATTCTGTTGGTATTTATCATCAGCAAACTATCAACGCTGATCGAAAAAAGACAAGTGGCTTATGCGCAAACCAGCCAGCTATGA
- a CDS encoding transporter substrate-binding domain-containing protein, whose protein sequence is MKTLTNKKGLLNFFLVLLFTAGLALTAGCSSGSDQQASTGDQVKTYYVATRGTFKPFTYMDDKDQLTGFDIEILKEVQRRNKDIKFEFKTMSIESAFVSLTSNQVDLIANQMGHNEERAAKYTFTKEVNNYTRTRITVKGDRNDITTLDDLKGKTMVLVPTSESARLIKKFNETAEPKINLIYTDKGSAETLNLIATGRADAGANYEVAVTEAKKTLGLDVKNVGEIISSVPTYFILRKDAESQQLADKIDATLKEMKADGTLKKLSEQFLGADYTSSSN, encoded by the coding sequence ATGAAAACATTAACAAATAAAAAGGGTCTGCTAAATTTCTTCCTGGTCTTGCTATTCACCGCTGGTTTGGCGCTTACCGCCGGCTGCAGCTCCGGCAGTGACCAGCAGGCGTCAACCGGGGATCAAGTCAAAACCTATTATGTAGCAACCAGAGGAACCTTTAAGCCATTTACCTATATGGATGATAAAGACCAATTGACCGGTTTTGATATTGAAATTTTAAAGGAAGTTCAAAGAAGAAACAAAGATATAAAATTTGAGTTTAAAACCATGAGCATTGAAAGTGCTTTTGTCAGCCTGACATCAAACCAGGTTGATCTCATTGCCAACCAAATGGGGCACAATGAAGAGCGCGCCGCAAAATACACCTTTACCAAAGAAGTGAATAATTACACCCGCACCAGAATTACGGTTAAAGGCGACAGAAATGATATTACCACGCTTGATGACTTAAAAGGCAAAACCATGGTATTGGTGCCCACAAGCGAATCAGCGCGGTTAATTAAAAAATTCAACGAAACCGCCGAGCCGAAAATCAATTTGATCTATACCGATAAAGGCTCGGCTGAAACGTTAAACCTGATTGCCACAGGCCGTGCTGACGCCGGGGCCAACTACGAAGTTGCCGTAACCGAGGCCAAGAAAACGTTAGGGCTTGATGTAAAAAATGTCGGTGAGATTATATCCAGTGTACCCACTTACTTCATTTTGCGCAAAGACGCTGAATCGCAGCAATTGGCCGACAAAATTGACGCCACTTTAAAAGAAATGAAAGCCGACGGGACACTGAAAAAACTATCCGAACAATTTCTGGGGGCAGACTATACTTCTTCCTCTAACTAA
- a CDS encoding antibiotic biosynthesis monooxygenase family protein → MVAVIFEVTPFKAGKAEYLRLAAGLREHLVKMPGFISAERFQSLAHPEKLLSISFWESEAAAERWRKFEPHYFAQDKGRDQLFKNYRIRVGDVIRDDELTEAAER, encoded by the coding sequence ATGGTTGCAGTAATTTTCGAGGTTACGCCTTTCAAAGCAGGCAAGGCGGAGTATTTGCGCCTTGCTGCCGGGCTTAGAGAACATCTGGTGAAAATGCCCGGCTTTATTTCAGCTGAGAGGTTTCAAAGTCTGGCGCATCCTGAAAAACTACTTTCCATTTCCTTTTGGGAAAGTGAAGCGGCGGCGGAGCGGTGGCGGAAATTTGAGCCGCATTATTTTGCCCAGGACAAGGGACGGGATCAATTGTTCAAGAATTACCGGATAAGGGTGGGCGATGTCATCAGGGATGATGAACTTACCGAAGCTGCCGAGCGCTAA
- a CDS encoding LapA family protein, translating into MAYFTLVLAVVFAFIIALFAVQNSMMVNVTMLKWNIEASLVLVILGAASLGFLLALSLQLYVQVRLRFRLYKAQSRIKQLEQELGQFIQPDETDHQANAVIEPEIQPEIPVKTPGQ; encoded by the coding sequence ATGGCTTATTTTACTTTGGTGCTGGCTGTCGTATTTGCATTTATCATTGCATTGTTTGCCGTTCAAAACAGTATGATGGTCAATGTTACCATGCTGAAATGGAATATTGAAGCCTCGCTGGTACTGGTTATTTTGGGAGCGGCTTCACTGGGCTTTCTCCTGGCGCTGTCGCTGCAACTGTATGTGCAGGTTAGATTGCGGTTTCGGTTATATAAGGCCCAGTCGCGCATTAAGCAGTTAGAGCAGGAACTTGGTCAATTTATACAACCGGATGAAACAGACCACCAGGCCAATGCGGTAATCGAACCGGAAATACAGCCAGAGATCCCGGTCAAGACGCCGGGGCAGTAA
- a CDS encoding NAD(P)-dependent oxidoreductase produces MLIDKESNFDHQELTFDELDEGFTTREAVAEAKRCLNCPKPLCRSGCPIENEIPGFIHAISKGNLGEASEIIAQRSNLPAVCGRVCPHEKQCEAACILNKKGSGIKIGKLERFVADFDAEMNIGTVPKKGTASGKIAVIGSGPAGLTVAGDLAKMGFAVTVYEAQAEPGGVLMYGIPEFRLNKEVVRREIRKIEQYGVVFKTGVLVGPDLTIDQLFTEGFDAIFIGTGTALHRTLDLPGNHLPGVVQATYFLSMVQLANSGRLDHKEIPVHPREKVVVIGAGNVAMDAARTALRVGAADVTVVYRRAENDITALKSEYEEARHEGVKFQGLSSPTAFLGEGKVTALEYEVQAVDNEGKLCSSGRKETIAADKVILAVGQRPAARIVSSAVGIEINPQGYVITKERPYGMTTRKGVFAGGDVVHQPATVVLAMKEAKKVAAGIAQYVEAKKLIEDC; encoded by the coding sequence TTGCTGATTGATAAGGAAAGTAATTTCGACCACCAAGAATTAACCTTTGATGAACTGGATGAGGGTTTTACCACCCGGGAGGCGGTTGCCGAAGCCAAGCGCTGCTTAAACTGTCCTAAGCCGCTCTGTCGCAGCGGATGTCCGATAGAAAATGAAATACCGGGGTTTATTCACGCTATTTCCAAAGGCAATCTGGGTGAAGCCAGTGAAATTATTGCCCAGCGGAGTAACCTGCCGGCGGTTTGCGGCCGGGTCTGCCCGCATGAAAAGCAATGTGAGGCGGCCTGTATTCTGAATAAAAAAGGCAGCGGCATTAAAATAGGCAAACTGGAGCGTTTTGTAGCTGATTTTGATGCTGAGATGAATATTGGCACAGTACCGAAAAAAGGGACTGCCAGCGGCAAAATAGCGGTTATCGGATCAGGCCCGGCCGGGCTGACAGTGGCGGGCGATCTTGCTAAAATGGGCTTTGCCGTTACTGTTTATGAAGCGCAGGCCGAGCCCGGCGGAGTATTAATGTACGGGATACCTGAATTTCGCTTAAATAAAGAAGTCGTCCGCCGCGAAATTCGTAAAATTGAACAGTATGGCGTTGTTTTTAAAACAGGGGTGCTGGTAGGCCCTGATCTGACGATTGATCAGCTTTTTACCGAAGGATTTGATGCCATTTTTATCGGGACAGGCACAGCCTTGCACCGGACGCTGGATTTGCCGGGCAATCACCTGCCCGGGGTAGTGCAGGCGACCTATTTTCTCAGTATGGTTCAACTGGCAAACAGCGGCCGGCTTGACCATAAGGAAATACCCGTCCATCCCCGGGAAAAGGTTGTGGTAATTGGCGCGGGCAATGTGGCTATGGATGCCGCCCGTACGGCATTGCGAGTGGGCGCCGCCGATGTGACGGTTGTTTATCGCCGGGCTGAAAATGATATTACTGCGCTAAAATCCGAATATGAGGAAGCCCGGCATGAAGGCGTTAAATTCCAGGGCTTATCCAGCCCCACCGCTTTTCTGGGCGAAGGCAAGGTAACCGCTCTGGAATATGAGGTACAGGCGGTTGACAATGAGGGCAAGCTTTGCAGCTCCGGCCGGAAGGAGACCATAGCGGCCGATAAGGTGATATTGGCGGTCGGCCAGCGTCCGGCGGCCAGGATTGTATCTTCGGCTGTGGGGATTGAAATTAATCCGCAGGGTTATGTAATTACGAAAGAACGGCCTTATGGCATGACCACCCGAAAAGGCGTATTCGCCGGTGGGGATGTAGTGCATCAACCGGCGACGGTAGTGCTGGCGATGAAAGAGGCGAAAAAAGTAGCGGCAGGCATTGCCCAGTATGTTGAGGCCAAAAAATTAATCGAAGACTGCTAA
- a CDS encoding MFS transporter → MNVKLNTGRYYWLLMVSAAGIMMITTGVRQTTGLFVAPLNDATGLGIASISFTLAVGQLFWGLSQPVFGAIADKWGTRPVLIGGALLMAAGQLLTTYAATEWVLTTTLGVISAAGAGAGSFAILIGAAAQQLPPDRRSFAGGFINAGGSLGQFIFAPLTQAILTAYGWVSAMLALGAAALLTIPAALALCGRPAINPAAAEGGQSNMRGQVAQAFKDRSYLFLHAGFFTCGFHIAFLVTHLPGEVALCGHSAAISAGAIGIIGLFNIAGSLLAGVLGNHYRMKYILAVMYGSRAIMIGLYLLAPKTELTFYVFAAALGLTWLATVPPTAGLIGKLFGARYLATLFGLTIMTHQIGGFLGAWLGGLAMTHAGHYDWIWYIDIVLAAFAALISLPVREEKNRF, encoded by the coding sequence GTGAACGTTAAACTGAATACAGGCCGGTATTACTGGCTGTTGATGGTCAGTGCGGCCGGCATTATGATGATCACAACAGGAGTCCGGCAAACCACCGGGCTGTTTGTAGCGCCGCTGAACGATGCAACCGGGCTTGGCATTGCGTCAATCAGTTTTACACTGGCTGTGGGGCAACTGTTCTGGGGGCTGAGCCAGCCGGTATTCGGGGCAATCGCCGACAAATGGGGAACCCGCCCGGTGCTGATTGGCGGAGCACTGCTGATGGCTGCAGGTCAATTGCTGACAACTTATGCGGCGACGGAATGGGTCCTGACCACAACGCTGGGGGTTATCAGCGCCGCCGGAGCGGGAGCAGGCAGTTTTGCTATTCTGATTGGGGCTGCGGCGCAGCAGCTGCCGCCTGATCGGCGTTCCTTTGCCGGAGGCTTTATCAACGCAGGCGGATCGCTGGGACAGTTTATTTTTGCGCCGCTGACCCAGGCAATACTTACCGCTTATGGCTGGGTCAGCGCAATGCTGGCCCTTGGTGCAGCCGCCTTGCTGACCATTCCCGCTGCTTTGGCCTTGTGCGGCCGCCCGGCCATAAATCCAGCGGCTGCTGAAGGCGGCCAGAGCAATATGCGCGGTCAGGTCGCCCAGGCGTTCAAAGATCGCAGTTATCTGTTTTTGCATGCCGGTTTTTTTACCTGTGGCTTTCATATTGCGTTTCTGGTTACCCATTTGCCGGGCGAAGTTGCCTTGTGCGGCCATTCGGCGGCTATATCGGCGGGCGCAATTGGTATTATCGGCTTGTTTAATATTGCCGGCAGTTTGCTGGCCGGCGTACTGGGCAATCATTACCGAATGAAATATATTCTGGCGGTTATGTATGGCAGCCGCGCCATTATGATTGGTTTGTATTTGCTTGCCCCCAAAACGGAATTGACTTTTTATGTGTTTGCGGCTGCGCTGGGCCTTACCTGGCTGGCGACAGTGCCGCCAACCGCCGGTTTGATCGGTAAGCTGTTTGGCGCCCGGTATCTTGCAACCTTGTTTGGGCTGACGATTATGACTCACCAAATCGGCGGATTTCTGGGCGCCTGGCTGGGCGGGCTGGCAATGACTCATGCCGGGCACTATGACTGGATCTGGTATATTGACATCGTGCTGGCTGCCTTTGCCGCATTGATCAGCCTGCCGGTCCGTGAGGAAAAGAATCGCTTTTGA
- a CDS encoding GGDEF domain-containing protein, giving the protein MTTVLSILTSLPFGLLFAAAAAYLCFSVELSSIARLYPVSYAIYAAGLVLSWWFNRSRVFFITLVIALSQYALSGLPGLNFNAQGNQAGLYSVVAVLLPVNILIFSLFKERGIFNAWGLTRFSIVAVQVVYLALAFITNDSSLLGFFTQPLPEDISANTALPDTAAAAYGITLLVLVKQRLNRNVPLHNAFIAILVTTFAALSLRPEPPGTVLFFSAAGIILLVAVIQDSYSMAYLDELTGLPARRALKEELLKLRGEYTIAMVDIDFFKKFNDTYGHDTGDDVLRLVADVLEKVGGGGKAFRYGGEEFTVVFPRAKVAEALPHLEDLRAAVEKTPYAYRGKKSAKTKKAVLKKLFVTISIGVAGRNEKRRQPGEVIKAADTALYRAKKKGRNCVSK; this is encoded by the coding sequence ATGACAACAGTATTATCAATCCTGACTTCACTTCCTTTCGGCTTACTGTTTGCCGCAGCTGCCGCCTACTTATGTTTTTCAGTGGAGCTGTCGTCAATTGCCCGGCTATATCCTGTTTCCTATGCCATATATGCTGCGGGACTGGTGCTTAGCTGGTGGTTTAACCGCAGCCGGGTCTTTTTTATTACGCTGGTTATTGCCCTTTCTCAATATGCGCTCAGCGGTTTGCCGGGGCTCAATTTTAATGCACAGGGCAATCAGGCGGGGCTTTATTCCGTTGTCGCCGTATTGTTGCCGGTTAATATTCTCATTTTTTCTTTATTTAAGGAACGGGGGATTTTTAACGCCTGGGGCTTAACCCGTTTCAGCATTGTCGCTGTGCAGGTTGTTTATCTTGCCCTGGCCTTTATCACCAACGACAGCTCCTTGCTTGGTTTCTTTACCCAGCCATTGCCGGAGGATATTTCCGCAAATACGGCATTGCCCGATACTGCGGCGGCAGCCTACGGAATAACGCTGCTGGTGCTTGTTAAACAGCGATTGAACCGGAATGTTCCTTTACATAATGCCTTTATCGCCATACTGGTTACTACCTTCGCTGCTCTGAGCCTTAGACCTGAGCCGCCGGGCACTGTCCTGTTTTTTAGCGCTGCCGGGATTATTCTGCTTGTGGCTGTCATTCAAGACTCTTATTCAATGGCTTATCTGGACGAATTGACAGGGCTGCCGGCCCGCCGGGCCTTAAAAGAGGAACTGCTGAAGCTGCGGGGCGAGTATACCATCGCCATGGTGGATATTGATTTTTTTAAAAAATTTAATGATACCTATGGTCATGATACGGGGGATGATGTGCTGCGGCTGGTGGCTGACGTTCTGGAGAAAGTGGGCGGGGGCGGGAAAGCCTTCCGGTATGGCGGAGAGGAATTTACCGTTGTGTTTCCCCGCGCCAAAGTTGCCGAAGCGCTGCCGCACCTGGAAGACTTGCGGGCGGCGGTGGAGAAAACGCCCTATGCCTATCGCGGCAAAAAATCGGCGAAAACCAAAAAAGCAGTCTTGAAGAAATTGTTTGTGACAATCAGCATTGGGGTAGCCGGACGCAATGAGAAGCGCCGGCAGCCTGGCGAGGTCATCAAAGCGGCGGATACCGCCTTGTACCGCGCCAAGAAAAAGGGGCGGAATTGTGTCAGTAAGTAA